In Scylla paramamosain isolate STU-SP2022 chromosome 1, ASM3559412v1, whole genome shotgun sequence, one DNA window encodes the following:
- the LOC135103599 gene encoding uncharacterized protein LOC135103599, whose protein sequence is MAAAVLLTAAVVIGESILSTASPTPQSTTHPPWGSNIPAAPPAALIHEAVEFEGYRQWGDSDPATWDHSLEEGSSMPGADTAVVDSVVLRQEYEDQPTMVHSVAPDAMFTDTRTPTIPSNHGRKWRSAGTDRLRQPINPGKWLTKRDVAAGRAAPPRTPHAPRHPLPVLRPPPPRVINLSAVRASLATLSTAGLGAMRGVRLIFMLMQYLGFLPHLPGLPTYEDPAKIKPSIHYTLAQGRRRAALRDTPAILARHLKLQTYQ, encoded by the coding sequence ATGGCGGCGGCAGTGCTGCTGACGGCGGCTGTTGTGATTGGAGAGAGTATCCTTAGCACAGCCTCTCCTACCCCCCAGTCCACCACTCACCCTCCCTGGGGCTCCAACATCCCCGCTGCGCCGCCCGCTGCCCTGATCCATGAGGCGGTGGAGTTTGAAGGATACCGTCAGTGGGGAGATTCAGACCCTGCCACCTGGGACCACTCGCTCGAGGAAGGTTCAAGCATGCCTGGTGCAGATACCGCTGTGGTGGACAGTGTGGTGCTGAGGCAGGAGTACGAGGACCAGCCAACGATGGTGCACAGTGTTGCTCCAGACGCCATGTTTACGGACACACGGACTCCCACCATCCCGTCCAACCATGGCAGGAAGTGGCGGAGCGCAGGCACTGACAGACTGAGGCAGCCGATTAACCCTGGGAAGTGGCTGACGAAGAGGGATGTGGCTGCAGGCCGGGCTGCTCCCCCACGCACCCCACACGCTCCCAGACACCCGCTGCCCGTGCTCCGTCCCCCGCCCCCCAGAGTGATAAACTTGTCAGCTGTGAGAGCAAGCCTGGCGACCCTGTCCACAGCGGGCCTCGGGGCGATGCGTGGCGTGCGCCTCATCTTCATGCTAATGCAGTACCTAGGCTTCCTGCCGCACCTCCCCGGCCTGCCCACGTATGAGGACCCCGCCAAGATCAAGCCCTCCATTCACTACACACTTGCCCAGGGGCGACGCAGGGCAGCTCTGAGGGACACGCCTGCCATCCTCGCCCGCCATTTAAAACTACAAACTTACCAATGA